The Ricinus communis isolate WT05 ecotype wild-type chromosome 8, ASM1957865v1, whole genome shotgun sequence sequence CTCATCTGATTTGAAGCAGTAGACAGTACGGACGATCACTGCAATGTTTTGATCAAGATTTGAGAGAAAGTAGAGACCTTTCTCTGTATCTTTCTCTGGAGCAGCAAGAGTAGGCTCCCGTTGTTTAACAACTAGTTGAAACACATTGCTGTCAGAGTTTTCCATTGTTGTATAGTTTTCAGGAATCTTTGGAAGCTCCAccacctgaaaagaaaaaaagaagaaacagaaattaaagaaaatatgcaTGTAAGAACATAGCTTGTACATGTATAGATTTGAAGTGAAAATGCaaaatttattgattgaaaagAGACAGCAAACCATGTGATCAACAAATGAAGTAACTGAACGAATCCCCAAAAAACTTCAGAAACAGAGAAATTCGTGTACTTAGGAACCTGAGAAAGAGTCACAGGTTTTTAATTGGCAATGGCATGATCAGTAACCAATGGTGTGTTATATATGGAAAGAGGTTGACCCAACACGAAAGGAGCTGAATTACTTAAAGAAAGAAGTAAGAACATTGTGAAAGGACACATGTCTATGTTTGATTTAAGAGATTCTGCCTTACAGagattattttgttaaattatttGGAGACTTAAAACATGTTTCAAAagattttgcttcttttggtcttctgtattttatttttaacaattttcttttcagttgGTCTGTTATATGGGTGAGAGTAGGCCACTGATCAATGGGACCAACCAGCCATATTAGACTAGTTTTACTTTTTAGTATAAGTTTTGTTTGGTAAAGTTGGCATCCTATATTTGCTTCCTTCATTCTTAATCTCCCATATTTCAAAGTTGAAAGCTAAGGGTTAcccttattttatttctactgaatttttttaattttcaagaacctaaattaaaattcaactgTTGAATTAAAAGGAATAGATatgataaatgaaacaaaatcTATTGAATTActagtattttataaaattaatgagatagattttattaatattcttgaacttctttcctttaattatatatatataaaaaaaaaagttagcATTTTTTTGTTAGTAATTTAAAGTTTTTCATTAGGAAAAGGAAGGCCGATAATTGAACTCCTAAATTATATGGGCAATTCTATTGAAGGCTAGTGCTCCATTGACTTACATTGTTATTCCTTAAGagtttttaaatcttaataaatttaatctaattactTATTAGCTGCCCCAGTAACTCTTAAATTACCTCTAATTTCTAAATAAGTTTAATATTCATCTCTATTAATTGTCATATGAACCCATAAATTTATGCTTTAAGTATTACATAATCTCTATGGATTGCGTCCAGCTTGTTTATCAATAGAGAGCATAAATAAGTAACCAGGAGATGACTTTGTTTGTTTACCAAATTCGTTGAGATATTGAAATCAATTGTTGCTTTCTTTAGTGATTTGAAATCGCAATTAGATCAACGATTAAAACACCAATTCATTTCAGTAGGACATTGGAAACTTGTAATTTGGTGATTTTTTGGACATAGATTTTGAATTTACAATCGGAAATAATTGTAAACTTATTTATGGATAATCACATTGAAGTCATTATTTGAGAAAGTTTAGCATCTGGACACTTATTATAAgggaaattttatttgtagtCACTGACTTGAAGCATATTTTCCGTTACtatctttaaattaatttatataaaaaaaattcctcatattttaatttcaatactgcttttatctttttagtttgattttaagaaaaatttctattaGTCTATgaattgatattatattactatgaactttttaaattcataaaaaaaaaaaaaattaaaatttatgttaaaattCTTGTCCAAAACTTTAGTGTTACCAAAAATTTTAGAACtcggttttttctttttggatcaAATTGAACTCAAAGTTTGAAGGATCTGAAATTTACAACTTCTACAAGTTTCAACTCATAGTTCAATACTCGCAGGATCTAGCAAGCAAGCAATTATTTTGAGGCAAAATACCTTTTCAAACATCAGTTTATTTTCCCGGTCAGGTGAACAGAAGGAAGATGTTCAGGTAGAAAATACAGTTTCAATAAGtagtaaaattgaaaaaagattaacattttctttaagCAACATTTATACCGTGTGCAATGAATTAGGACACCACCACGAAGCTGTTTCGGGTAGTTACCAATGTCTTTGCTTCTTGAGCTATCAACTTCTCAGGTATACACGAGGCAGCATGATATTTATCCAGGCTGAAACACCAGTCTTTTTAAGCAGCTCAGATACCCCTTGTCATTTATATGTATGTGCGTAGACATCTTTTGTCAACAATATTACGTTCACAAGCAAGTGAAAATATATTATGCCTAACCACACCTGTTCAGACAAGCAATTCCTTCTTCTAGATAATCCTCTCTGCTAATCCAGAACTCTGGTGCGTCCTGCAAAAACAGATGTTATTCATgaattaatgataaaaatagaaGTGTCGATAAAGTTAACTGGTCGCTTTGCCTTTCTCTATTTTACACAGAGAGCAAGGAGAGGGAGACAATTACCTTCATAATTCCAGCAAGAACTGCACCTCCAAGGTAGACCATATGCTTTCTTCGTGGTGGATCTTCAATTCGCAACCGCAGCTTCTGTTCATCATGGACATatcataagaaaacaacacaaaaGTAGGCTCAGCTCACAAGTAGAAAATCATGCCCATGTTTCCTCATAAACCCCCTTCTATATTCAATCTGAAAGAGCAATATTTGTCCTGGACATGATTATCGCTTATGGAATATTTGGGGCACCTAGAAGTTTTGAAAGTTCAAAGCTTGAGAACTTGTACCAAAAAATCATAAGCAACCTACATCAGCAAAtgtgaatttattaaaaaatttgtctCAGTGATGTTCCTTTTTTTGCCTTTCAAATATGTAGTTACAGTTTCCAATCAGAAATGAAGCATGTTTTATCTGTTTCCAAATTGTAAGTCAACGAATAGCAAAGAATCTCCTTTGCAAATACAGGTAGAATAGAACCACATAAAAATAGAACTACATAACTAATTTGATTGGCAATTATTTGTCTTTCTAAGGGGATTTGGAACTTACCTTCAGCCCATCTTTATTTCCCTTTAGAACAACTTCAAGATAGCGATCGAGTATTTCTTTCTCCAGGCTGAACCAAcacataaaatattcaatGTTCTAGTTGCCAATATTGCATGGATTGAACAAGCAAACAAAAGATGTATAAATCCTTAAGCCTTAAGTCTCTTATGTAACTTAGAAAAACCAGAACAATGTTATCAATAATcttcaattatttttgttgcatTGCGCTCCATTTAGTTATCTGTAGTTTAGTCAAGAATGTTAGACAGAGACCTAGCAAAATGGTCCCACCAATGCTCAGCCATAAGTGCATCAAAATTTAATGATGCATAGCATATCCAAAGTGAAATGAGTATAATATTCCAAGTCATCAAATTCATACAAATCAAACCCCAtgtaaatcataaatataacatgatgaaaattatttaagaaaaaagccAACCAGAAGACAAAAATTGCATCAGAGATATTACCGACTAGGTAATCCAGGATACATTGTGCTCCCTCCACTTAATACTATATGCTGGTACAGCTGCAGAGTGTAAAGAAAATTGGCATTGAGAATTTCATATCAGGGAGTCTAGAcgcacaaaataaataaataggatGGCAAGAGTGAGGCCCAACAGTTTTCTCCAACTCCCTCTGGCGCTACAacttattcaaatttaatctaaattcTAACAAGAATTCATGTCTCCATTATGGCAACTATAGAAAGAGCTCTCAACCTTAGTCCTAATCACTTAGATTGTcgatttattataattaaccaATGAGAATTTACGACATAGTTAACAGATGCCAAAACATATATAAGAGGTGCAGTAAATGAAGGTCAAGAATGCATgcataaaaaatttgaaatccCGATCACTGTAGTTACTATGCTCAAGTGAAAAAGAACCACAAACAATTATGACACGAGACAAGATCCTTCGAATAATCCCAAACTTGCAGGAAAACTAAAAACCAATTTGCTGGTTGCATTCTCTACAATTTGACATATGCATCGATTAAGAACAAGTtctgaaattgaaaataataaaagaaggtACTGAAATACAGAAATcttatctttatcttttgcaagaaaaagagaggatattttatatatcaaaaaatctGCCTGTTAAAGTAACAGTTTCAacaaatttaaacaaaaaagaaaaactgtcCATCCTTgccaaagagaaaaaaaagaactttaaATGAATGACTATGCATAATGGAAGTACGGTATTAATGAACAGTCCAAGTACCATCATCCGGTTGTCAATATCCATTTCCTGGATGCAGCGGAAGACCATATCAGCCATTCCATCACCTTCAATATCTATAAGTTCCTGCAAAAAGGAAATGCCCAAAAGTTTCAGAATCTCCAACCTACCAATATAGTCTTTAATTGCTGGCCTCCAGCATGATGGTCTagaaaaactttaaaaaaaaaattagagctCTGTTTATTATGTAAATGTAATGAGCTGCACCTCAAGTCATATCAACAGCCaaatttatcaaaacccaATTTTGCATAGCAGACATTTTGACTACCTGAGCTGCTACTCAGGTTCTGTGCAAGAACAAAATGGTTTTCCTTGGAGAAAAATAGATCTACTAATTGGTTTTCTCACACTAATTCACATAACCTATCATGACCATGTCGAGTAcatgaaagaaatgaaaataaattgccAATAAATGCCTAGATGGATGCTGTAACATCTCACAACTAGACGGCCACTTTATGGTTATGTGCAGCATGCCAATCACATTGAAAAGCTTTGTATGGAATTGAACATGACTACAAATCAGAAAATAAGACTTACTGGTGTAAATAGAGCCTCAGGTGCCTGGAACCTCTCGGTGCCTACTTTTATCACCCTTCCATCTGGCAGCTGATTGATACAACACTTGTGAGTATATTGTCAATAATCGAGTATCTAAGCTGTTTCCAAAAACAAACAAGCTAAACAGTACCAAACAATAACCTGAAGTACCATATAACTACAAGCTTCTATGACATTCAACGTAATAAATGAAGTAGAGCTGGAACAGCAGATGGTTGGACTCTAAGCATATACTCAGAGGTCCCAGGTTCAACTTGCCCAAGCAGTAGATGCACGTGATGTAAATGATTGATATGTTCAATTAAAGGAAAAGGGAAGGGAGAAACAACAAGGTAGATGATGATGACACATGAAAGGTACAATATAAAAGCCCATGAATGTTGAATAATGCTTCTTTAGATcccaaatataacaaataagcaaaactaaaaaagaaggttgcaaattactaaaaaagaaatcaacataCAGTATAATTCTTAACAAGGATTGTGGTCTCAAGGCCCAATTGATACTCCCTCTTGTAATCATAACTGGAGGgaaatagaattagtatccaaataacatattttaatGATTCTCATACCATAATAGTACTGCATAACATTGTCGATTCACCTTATATAGCAGagcttttctttaatttcccTAACAGCCTCGAAATCAGCAGTCCTATTCATGGCATACCTACAGTAAACAGTCTTGCTCAGTTAAAAGGAACTCCCATCTAAAGAATAGAATTAGTGTTGACCACATTTATCATACCAAAGTTAGCCCTCACCCTCTCCTTGAAAGTAAATCAACAAGATAGGAGGTAATGTGCCGACCAGCTACGTTCATTCGCTTAGTCAAATGTGGAAATGAGTAGCCATCAACAACAGGAACCTGGAGAGAAAGGTGCAGAATTTGAGTTTAAGGAATTTCACAAATTTCATCTTACCAAAAAAGCTAGTTAACCCGAAAAAGATGACATGGGAACATGTAGGGGAACCAAAAAAGGCAGAAATGCATAGCTTTAATCCTGAAACAGTTTAAAGAAGGTTCCTGAGTAGCTTACCACATGAGTCACACCATCACCAGAGTCAATGACTAATCCTGTCAGTAAACCTGTGAGGATTTAAAGAAACGCTGAAGCATATGTAGAAAGAGAAGGACTAATAAACAACGAAAGTAGTAGCTAAGCAATAGCAAATAACCACAAATAGACCAGCTTCAACCGGAAAAGAATACATTAGTATCAATATTTTACAGGATTCAGAAGGCAGATCTCCAAGTCATCACATTATGAAAGACAATATGTcaattaataactttaaacCTTCAATCATCTCCACAAGCACCTTGAGCATACAAAGTTAAAACAGCTTGGATCTGAATGAAGACACCAGCAAAGTTGTACTTCTCGAACATGGTCTCAACCTGTATTATCAAGTCAAAATCAAACATG is a genomic window containing:
- the LOC8285309 gene encoding actin-related protein 2 isoform X1, encoding MDNRNVIVCDNGTGYVKCGFAGENFPTSVFPCVVGRPMLRYEESLMEEQLKDAVVGEACADLRHQLDISYPVNNGIVQNWDDMGHVWDHAFFNELKIDPTECKILLTDPPLNPSKNREKMVETMFEKYNFAGVFIQIQAVLTLYAQGLLTGLVIDSGDGVTHVVPVVDGYSFPHLTKRMNVAGRHITSYLVDLLSRRGYAMNRTADFEAVREIKEKLCYISYDYKREYQLGLETTILVKNYTLPDGRVIKVGTERFQAPEALFTPELIDIEGDGMADMVFRCIQEMDIDNRMMLYQHIVLSGGSTMYPGLPSRLEKEILDRYLEVVLKGNKDGLKKLRLRIEDPPRRKHMVYLGGAVLAGIMKDAPEFWISREDYLEEGIACLNRCG
- the LOC8285309 gene encoding actin-related protein 2 isoform X2, encoding MDNRNVIVCDNGTGYVKCGFAGENFPTSVFPCVVGRPMLRYEESLMEEQLKDAVVGEACADLRHQLDISYPVNNGIVQNWDDMGHVWDHAFFNELKIDPTECKILLTDPPLNPSKNREKMVETMFEKYNFAGVFIQIQAVLTLYAQGLLTGLVIDSGDGVTHVVPVVDGYSFPHLTKRMNVAGRHITSYLVDLLSRRGYAMNRTADFEAVREIKEKLCYISYDYKREYQLGLETTILVKNYTLPDGRVIKVGTERFQAPEALFTPELIDIEGDGMADMVFRCIQEMDIDNRMMLYQHIVLSGGSTMYPGLPSRLEKEILDRYLEVVLKGNKDGLKVAYDFLVQVLKL